Proteins encoded within one genomic window of Dyadobacter chenhuakuii:
- a CDS encoding bestrophin family protein, whose protein sequence is MLLKKNIPVRYIFGKIKYEILFVAIYGFAIEVIYKNFNITDISIPMTVPTVLGTIISLLLAFRSNQAYDRWWEARQIWGAIVNDSRTLARQVMFLIDDPYDPDQIEGFKNRIIKRQIAWCYALAHGLRKEDPMPDIEKYVSPEESESLQDYDNKHVGLIQLHARDYNNALKQGWVNPYQQIEMDATLTRLVDSMGKCERIKNTVFPSTYSLYIHLALHFFILLLPFGLVELFGFLMVPVLIVITGCFFLIEKMAIHLQDPFENKPTDTPMLTISRNIERDLKQMMRDKQMPVAVQQPSHFYVL, encoded by the coding sequence ATGCTTCTGAAAAAAAACATCCCCGTCAGATACATCTTTGGCAAGATCAAATACGAAATACTGTTTGTGGCCATTTATGGATTTGCAATTGAAGTGATTTACAAAAACTTCAACATTACAGACATTTCAATTCCAATGACCGTCCCAACGGTGCTCGGAACAATCATCTCCCTGCTGCTCGCATTCCGGTCCAACCAGGCTTACGACCGCTGGTGGGAAGCGCGCCAGATCTGGGGTGCGATCGTTAACGATTCGAGGACATTAGCACGTCAGGTCATGTTTTTAATCGACGATCCTTACGATCCGGATCAGATAGAAGGTTTTAAAAACCGCATTATCAAACGACAAATAGCCTGGTGTTATGCATTAGCGCATGGTTTGCGGAAAGAAGATCCTATGCCAGACATTGAAAAATATGTTTCGCCGGAAGAGAGCGAATCTCTGCAAGATTATGATAATAAGCATGTTGGCCTTATCCAGTTGCATGCCCGTGATTATAACAATGCATTGAAGCAAGGCTGGGTGAATCCTTATCAGCAAATCGAAATGGATGCAACATTGACGCGCCTTGTAGATTCAATGGGAAAATGTGAACGTATCAAAAACACCGTTTTTCCATCTACATATAGTCTGTACATTCATCTGGCATTGCACTTCTTCATATTGTTGCTCCCGTTCGGACTTGTTGAACTCTTTGGTTTTCTGATGGTTCCTGTGCTGATCGTCATAACAGGCTGCTTTTTCCTGATTGAAAAAATGGCCATTCATTTACAGGATCCGTTTGAAAATAAGCCCACAGATACGCCAATGCTGACTATTTCAAGGAACATTGAGCGCGATCTGAAACAAATGATGCGCGATAAACAAATGCCGGTAGCAGTTCAGCAGCCATCGCATTTCTATGTCCTTTAA
- a CDS encoding Fur family transcriptional regulator, with the protein MPQASKPNFEAAKKILTAYLENKGLRKTPERFAILEEIYTREDHFDVDELYISMKNKRYRVSRATVYNTLDVLVDCDLVTKHQFGKNLAQFEKSYGNKQHDHLICTDCHKVMEFCDPRIQSIQNMVGEMLNFSVMHHSLIFYGNCTKENCQNRNEVRETSAVYEDR; encoded by the coding sequence ATGCCACAAGCCAGCAAACCGAATTTTGAAGCCGCAAAGAAAATCTTAACGGCTTACCTGGAAAATAAAGGACTGCGCAAAACGCCTGAGCGTTTTGCGATCCTGGAAGAGATCTACACCAGGGAAGATCACTTCGATGTAGACGAGCTTTACATCAGCATGAAAAACAAGCGTTACCGGGTGAGCCGCGCGACTGTTTACAATACATTGGATGTTCTCGTGGATTGTGACCTGGTTACCAAGCATCAGTTCGGTAAAAATCTGGCGCAGTTTGAAAAATCCTATGGTAACAAGCAGCACGATCACCTGATCTGCACGGATTGCCATAAAGTGATGGAATTCTGCGATCCACGCATTCAGTCGATCCAGAATATGGTGGGTGAAATGCTGAATTTCAGTGTAATGCATCACTCACTTATTTTTTACGGCAACTGCACCAAAGAAAACTGCCAGAACCGGAACGAGGTTCGGGAAACTTCTGCGGTTTACGAAGACAGATAA
- a CDS encoding DEAD/DEAH box helicase, with product MKVSPTEPFKIVYSILNHEFLGYIFESFVVQLNNQGDFSFQIQNISSKNIKEFRTGIDQRDVELVGLIDDIQQDVILRKFNPKKLNAVDFFLKVYDAQKGDKATQETIAAYLENCKAKILERLSGKEIFIMGSDGNPLWKPVFWEPEKATIRFHFIRNEDNTHYFPTIRHKYQKVDFQYKNAFLICEEPAWLVVDGHLLHFEGHVDGKKIKPFLAKKFIAIPGQVEEQYYGRFVAPLIASYDVVARGFEIRNVSSTPKTVLTISEYSSNKKVPVIFQDGDVDVMEEEEDNDVAFDLSFQYANFSFHYDSFAHASSVHMEKKNNDYVFNKVKRSIEAESQHVALLKDWGLNIRNGNIQMPKSQAFGWLQSNANTLAENGISVRQNTSDAKRYFLGYSSIDISIQEGRDWFDINAKVKFGEFEIPFIQLRSYILNRKKEFLLPNGEIAVIPEWWFTKYSEFFSFTEHDGDDDPLRLRMHHLALVQELKEENLATATISRKLENLRDFNHIEAVEPPLHFEGTLRPYQKTGYDWLRFLKQYRFGGCLADDMGLGKTVQTLALLQAEKETGVKEPSMLIMPTSLLYNWQLEAKRFTPDMKVLLYTGTNREKDTAQFDHYDLILTSYGIVRLDIDFIQSYRFNYVILDESQAIKNPASIITKAVKKLNAANRLVLTGTPIENNTLDLWSQMSFVNPGLLGSQSFFRDEFQVPIEKRGDEEKTKRLYNLIKPFILRRLKSQVATDLPEKVESIQYCDMSDEQEKAYEEAKAYYRNLILQSIDNDGISKSQLVVLQGLTKLRQLANHPLMVDPEYSHGSGKFEDVLYKMQTAISENHKILIFSQYIKHLDLFRQFLNEKEITYAYLDGSTKNRQEQVELFQNNNDIKIFLISLKAGGLGLNLTAADYVFILDPWWNPAIEAQAVDRAHRIGQDRTVFTYKFITKNSVEEKILALQRTKKQLADDLISNEEGFIKSLSREDVLNLLA from the coding sequence ATGAAAGTTTCTCCCACCGAGCCGTTTAAAATTGTTTATTCCATTCTCAATCATGAATTTTTGGGATACATTTTTGAATCCTTTGTGGTCCAACTGAACAATCAGGGCGATTTTTCATTCCAGATCCAGAACATTTCATCCAAGAATATCAAAGAATTCCGCACCGGTATTGACCAGCGTGATGTGGAACTCGTAGGGTTGATTGACGACATTCAGCAAGATGTTATTCTTCGAAAATTCAATCCCAAAAAACTGAATGCCGTAGACTTTTTCCTGAAAGTTTATGACGCGCAAAAAGGCGATAAGGCGACTCAGGAAACCATTGCGGCTTATCTTGAAAATTGTAAAGCCAAGATACTCGAAAGGCTTAGCGGCAAAGAGATTTTTATTATGGGTAGCGATGGAAACCCATTGTGGAAACCGGTTTTCTGGGAGCCGGAAAAAGCTACGATCCGCTTTCACTTTATCCGAAACGAGGATAACACACATTATTTCCCTACAATCCGTCACAAATATCAAAAGGTTGATTTTCAATATAAAAATGCCTTCCTGATTTGCGAAGAACCCGCCTGGCTCGTTGTGGACGGACATTTGCTGCATTTTGAAGGTCACGTGGATGGCAAAAAGATCAAACCATTCCTCGCCAAAAAATTCATTGCCATTCCCGGACAGGTGGAAGAACAATATTATGGCAGGTTTGTGGCTCCGCTGATAGCCTCCTATGATGTGGTGGCCAGAGGTTTTGAGATCAGAAATGTCTCATCAACGCCTAAAACTGTCCTGACAATCTCGGAATATAGCTCAAATAAAAAGGTTCCGGTCATTTTCCAGGATGGGGATGTGGATGTGATGGAGGAAGAAGAGGACAATGATGTGGCATTCGATTTGTCATTTCAATATGCCAATTTCTCCTTCCACTACGACAGTTTTGCGCATGCGTCGAGCGTGCATATGGAGAAAAAGAATAATGATTATGTCTTTAATAAGGTTAAACGCAGCATTGAAGCAGAAAGCCAGCATGTGGCGCTGCTGAAAGACTGGGGCCTCAATATACGAAACGGCAATATCCAGATGCCAAAGTCACAGGCTTTTGGCTGGCTGCAAAGCAATGCGAATACACTGGCTGAAAATGGTATTTCCGTCCGTCAGAATACGAGTGACGCTAAGCGCTATTTTCTGGGTTATTCCTCCATTGATATTTCCATTCAGGAAGGCCGGGATTGGTTTGATATCAATGCAAAAGTGAAATTCGGTGAGTTTGAAATTCCTTTTATTCAGCTAAGAAGCTATATACTCAACCGTAAGAAGGAATTTTTGCTTCCTAATGGTGAAATTGCGGTGATCCCCGAATGGTGGTTTACCAAATATTCAGAATTTTTCTCTTTCACGGAGCACGATGGCGATGACGATCCTTTGCGGCTGCGTATGCACCATCTTGCATTGGTCCAGGAGCTAAAAGAAGAGAACCTTGCCACAGCCACGATCAGCCGGAAACTTGAAAATCTGCGGGATTTCAATCACATTGAGGCAGTTGAGCCACCATTACATTTCGAAGGAACATTGCGTCCTTACCAAAAGACCGGTTATGACTGGTTAAGGTTTTTGAAACAATATCGCTTCGGCGGATGTCTTGCGGATGATATGGGTTTGGGGAAAACCGTGCAAACGCTGGCATTGCTCCAAGCCGAAAAGGAAACAGGCGTAAAAGAGCCTTCCATGCTCATTATGCCCACTTCGCTGCTCTATAACTGGCAGTTAGAGGCAAAACGCTTTACGCCGGACATGAAAGTATTGCTATATACCGGCACAAACCGTGAAAAAGACACCGCCCAGTTCGATCATTACGACTTAATCCTGACATCCTACGGAATTGTCCGGCTGGACATTGATTTCATCCAGTCTTACCGTTTCAATTACGTGATCCTGGACGAGTCCCAGGCCATTAAAAACCCTGCTTCCATCATTACCAAGGCGGTTAAGAAGCTCAATGCAGCAAACAGGCTGGTTTTGACGGGCACGCCGATTGAGAATAATACATTGGATCTCTGGTCTCAAATGTCATTCGTGAACCCGGGTTTGCTGGGCAGCCAGTCGTTTTTCAGGGATGAATTTCAGGTTCCCATTGAGAAGCGCGGGGATGAGGAGAAGACAAAAAGGCTGTACAATCTCATTAAGCCATTCATATTAAGAAGGTTAAAATCGCAGGTCGCTACTGATTTACCAGAAAAGGTTGAAAGCATTCAATACTGCGATATGTCCGATGAGCAGGAAAAAGCTTACGAAGAAGCAAAAGCATACTATCGCAACCTGATCCTGCAAAGCATTGATAATGATGGTATTTCGAAATCACAACTCGTTGTTCTGCAAGGCCTGACTAAACTCCGGCAGCTGGCCAATCATCCATTAATGGTTGATCCGGAATATTCACACGGCTCCGGCAAGTTTGAAGATGTGCTTTACAAGATGCAAACCGCTATCAGCGAAAATCACAAAATATTGATTTTCAGCCAATACATTAAGCACCTCGATCTGTTCCGCCAGTTTCTGAACGAAAAAGAGATCACCTACGCTTACCTCGACGGCTCAACCAAAAACCGCCAGGAGCAAGTGGAACTCTTTCAAAACAACAACGACATTAAAATATTCCTGATCTCGCTAAAAGCCGGAGGCTTAGGCCTCAATCTCACAGCCGCAGATTACGTTTTCATCCTCGACCCCTGGTGGAACCCCGCCATAGAAGCCCAAGCCGTAGACCGCGCCCACCGCATCGGCCAGGACCGAACAGTCTTTACTTATAAGTTTATTACTAAAAATTCGGTTGAGGAGAAGATTCTAGCACTTCAAAGAACCAAGAAGCAGCTGGCGGATGATCTGATTTCGAATGAGGAAGGATTTATTAAGTCGCTGAGCCGGGAGGATGTATTGAATTTGTTGGCATGA
- a CDS encoding adenylosuccinate synthase, with protein sequence MKVDVLLGLQWGDEGKGKIVDVLAPRYQVVARFQGGPNAGHTLEFDGIKHVLHQIPSGIFRSDIQNIIGNGVVLDPIVFKREIENLGKYNLDLISNLFVSKKASIIVPTHSLLDAAYERSKGDSKIGSTLRGIGPAYQDKVARLGLRVGDVLSPNFADKYKRLVDAHKTILDFYAFDYSEVLPKSEENFFGAIEFMKQFTLVDSEYVVNEALAASKTVLAEGAQGSLLDIDFGSYPFVTSSTTMTAGACTGLGIAPSQVGEVFGIFKAYCTRVGSGPFPTELLEETGEKMRQEGREFGATTGRPRRCGWLDLPALKYAIMINGVTQLIMMKVDVLTIFDNIRVCTNYRLPDGTLTDHLPYDLCDETVEPVYKDFKGWQQSLDGIHDFDAIPEELLAYVKFLEEELKLPITFISTGPDREALISREASALSV encoded by the coding sequence ATGAAAGTTGACGTATTACTTGGTCTTCAATGGGGAGACGAGGGAAAAGGTAAGATTGTGGACGTTCTCGCGCCACGTTATCAGGTTGTAGCCCGTTTTCAGGGAGGACCTAATGCGGGACACACCTTGGAGTTTGACGGGATCAAGCACGTTTTGCACCAAATTCCATCAGGCATTTTCCGCAGCGATATCCAGAACATTATCGGGAACGGCGTTGTTTTGGACCCGATCGTCTTCAAAAGAGAAATTGAAAATCTTGGAAAATACAATCTTGACCTGATCAGTAATCTTTTTGTTTCTAAAAAAGCATCGATTATTGTTCCTACCCATTCGCTGCTTGACGCTGCTTATGAGCGCTCGAAAGGTGATTCCAAGATCGGTTCAACATTGAGAGGAATTGGTCCTGCTTATCAGGATAAGGTGGCAAGATTGGGCCTTCGCGTAGGCGATGTGCTTTCTCCAAACTTTGCTGATAAATATAAAAGGCTGGTTGACGCACATAAAACCATCCTTGATTTTTATGCATTCGATTACTCAGAAGTGCTTCCAAAATCGGAAGAGAACTTCTTCGGTGCGATCGAATTTATGAAGCAATTCACGCTGGTTGATAGCGAATATGTTGTCAATGAAGCATTAGCAGCTTCGAAAACTGTTTTGGCAGAAGGCGCACAAGGATCATTGCTAGATATCGATTTCGGTTCTTATCCTTTTGTAACAAGCTCTACTACAATGACGGCTGGTGCCTGCACAGGTTTGGGTATCGCGCCGAGCCAGGTAGGAGAGGTTTTCGGGATTTTCAAAGCTTACTGCACACGCGTGGGAAGCGGCCCATTCCCAACAGAATTATTAGAAGAAACAGGTGAAAAAATGCGTCAGGAAGGCCGCGAATTCGGCGCCACAACCGGACGCCCACGCCGCTGCGGCTGGCTCGATTTGCCTGCATTGAAATATGCGATCATGATCAATGGCGTCACGCAATTGATTATGATGAAAGTGGATGTGTTAACTATTTTTGACAACATCCGCGTCTGCACCAACTACCGCCTGCCAGACGGCACATTGACCGACCATTTGCCATACGACCTTTGTGACGAAACGGTGGAGCCGGTTTACAAAGATTTCAAAGGATGGCAGCAGTCATTAGACGGAATCCACGATTTCGATGCCATTCCAGAGGAGTTGCTGGCTTACGTGAAGTTTTTGGAAGAAGAGTTGAAGCTGCCGATTACGTTTATTTCAACCGGGCCGGATAGAGAGGCGTTGATTAGCAGAGAGGCCTCGGCGTTGTCGGTTTAG